A region from the Wolbachia endosymbiont of Folsomia candida genome encodes:
- a CDS encoding DNA-directed RNA polymerase subunit beta/beta' produces MVDSSYMCASGAFVPRISYSRSVDLKDSLLDLVKVQKESYNSFTPENKGNERLEAIFHAIFPINDPLHRATIEFISCKIDDPKYDESECVKRGITFSAQVIACIRLVIMQDGISLEEYKSIKEGEDQSKLATIVKSIEEQEVHFCALPMMTDKGTFIINGVEKVIVSQMHRSPGVFFDSDKGKTYNSGKLIYSARIIPYRGSWLDIEFDVKDHLHFRIDRKRKLPISVLLKALGLSNNDILNRFYEKIKYVKHKNGWKVPFTPDKFKGIRLPFDLMDVAGNVLLKANVRITSRLAKKLHEDGLKEYLIPFDSICGLFLAEDLIDSASSTKILSAGEPIKLEDVKKLEILSVDEISVLNIDNMSVGPYILNTLFLDKNMSYQDALYEIYRVLRPGEVPVLEIVEEFFRNLFFSPEYYDLSNIGRLKLNSYLGLNYDEDFTVLTYEDIIEVVRKIVLLRDGQGTVDDIDHLGNRRVRSVGEFIENQFRTGLLKLERVIVDSISTSSLDKVSPSDFINPKVLTNVLRDFFNSSQLAQFMDQTNPLSEITHKRRLSALGPGGLTRERAGFEVRDVHPTHYGRICPIETPEGQNIGLINSLAIYARINKYGFIESPYRKVVNKVVTDQIEYLSAIDEGSHHIADTSVKLDENNCFVDDMLYCRYAGSFVMVSSDQVTYIDVSPKQVISVAASLIPFLENDDANRALMGSNMQRQAVPLLKPTAPLVATGMESFAASGSGAVVLAKRDGIVDSSDSNSIVIRAFDKEKVNYLDVDIYHLRKFQRSNHNTCINQRPLVRVGDHVKEGDVIADGPAINSGELALGKNLLVAFMSWQGYNFEDSIIISSEVVKKDLFTSIHIEEFECVVHDTPLGSEKITRAIPDVNEENLYHLDDSGIVKIGTRVGPGYILVGKVTPKPSLSLPPETKLLMTIFGEKSFDCSDSSLYTSPDVEGTVIDVQVFTRRGVEENERALLIKQKEVSDFEKERDYIINVTSEYFYDELQKLIIHSGSHDQEKLDSIEREQWWGIGLECAPILEQVKNLKKDFDEKVSTAIAQFKRKVEKLNEGYDLPQGVSMAVKVFIAVKHSLQPGDKMAGRHGNKGVISRVVPVEDMPYLEDGTPVDIILNPLGVPSRMNVGQILETHVGWACKKLGEKIGNILDEISKTKNAFCNAIRSFDDDNFAKFAAVYLDNKKIEDLNDNEITASILSVVNKSPLSDELNELVENCLNSCKSLCSNLRNFLIEIYSCGNNVPICNNLRDISDNNLIEFAHKLRDGVPVAAPVFEGPKDEQITKLFEIAGLDNSGQSTLYDGCTGEKFDREVTVGYMYMLKLHHLVDDKIHARSVGPYSLVTQQPLGGKSHFGGQRFGEMECWALQAYGAAYTLQEMLTVKSDDINGRVKIYESIIKGDSNFECGIPESFNVMIKELRSLCLNVVLKQNDVVIGDISHTNIAQSFDKISISVASPESITSMSYGEIKDVSTANYRTFKVEKGGLFCPKIFGPVNDDECLCGKYKKRRHRGRICEKCGVEVTSSKVRRERMGHIELASPVAHIWFLKSLPSRIGALLDISLRDIENILYSDNYIIIDPLVSPFEQNEIISEKSYNEAKDTYGADTFVAMQGVEAIRELLTRLDLPEIRKDLRLELESVVSEIKRKKIIKRLRIVENFIKSGNKPEWMILTTIPILPPDLRPLVSLESGRPAVSDLNHHYRTIINRNNRLRKLLSLNPPEIMIRNEKRMLQEAVDSLFDNSRRSTLTNKAGAVGYKKSISDMLKGKQGRFRQNLLGKRVDYSGRSVIVVGPTLKLNQCGLPKRMALELFKPFVYSKLKMYGMAPTIKFASKLIRAEKPEVWDMLEEVIKEHPVLLNRAPTLHRLGIQAFEPILIEGKAIQLHPLVCTAFNADFDGDQMAVHVPISLEAQLEARVLMMSTNNVLSPSNGRPIIVPSKDIVLGIYYLTLQELADEAIDLPSFGAFCDIEHSLSDGTLHIHSNVKYRMEYVGSDGESRYRSVCTTPGRLILWQIFPQHENLSFDLINQILTVKEITNIVDLVYRNCGQSATVAFSDKLMVLGFEYATFSGASFGRRDMVIPDTKAMHVDHARIEIKKFSAQYQDGLITRSERYNKVIDEWSKCTDVIASDMLKAMSVYSANGKYNSVYMMVNSGARGSTSQMKQLAGMRGLMTKPSGEIIETPIISNFREGLNVFEYFNSTHGARKGLADTALKTANSGYLTRRLVDVSQNCIVTKHDCGTKNGLVVRATVEGSTIVASLESVVLGRTAANDIYNPVTKELLVTAGELIDEDKVKQINIAGLDAIKIRSALTCEMSPGLCALCYGRDLATGKIASIGEAVGVIAAQSVGEPGTQLTMRTFHIGGVMTRGVESSNIITSTNAKIKLNNSNIIIDKNGNKIVISRSCEVVLVDSLGSEKLRHSVPYGAKLYVGEGESVKLGDKVAEWDPYTLPIITEKTGTVSYQDLKDGVSITEVMDESTGISSKVVKDWKLHSGGANLRPRIVLLGDDGEVMTLASGVEACYFIPLGAVLNVQDGQKVYAGDVITRTPRESVKTRDITGGLPRVIELFEARRPKEHAIVSEIDGHIVFSEKDRRGKRSILIRPVDEQNSPVEYLVSRSKHVIVNEGDFVRKGDLLMDGDPDLHDILRVLGLEALAHYMISEIQQVYRLQGVRIDNKHLEVILKQMLQKVEITDPGDTMYLIGENIDKLEIDKENDAMNNSGKRPAGYLPILQGITRASLETNSFISAASFQETTKVLTEAAFCGKDDPLTGLKENVIVGRLIPAGTGLIMSKIRALSLRDNINKYEKYFDIETYDEKWLRDDSCHSHSGEKESVVVSHYDQSS; encoded by the coding sequence ATGGTTGATTCTTCTTATATGTGTGCTTCTGGTGCTTTTGTTCCTAGAATTTCTTATTCTAGGTCAGTTGATTTAAAAGATTCTTTGTTGGACTTAGTTAAGGTTCAGAAAGAATCATATAATTCATTTACTCCTGAGAATAAGGGTAATGAAAGACTTGAGGCTATTTTTCATGCAATCTTTCCAATAAATGATCCTTTGCACAGGGCCACTATTGAGTTTATAAGCTGCAAGATAGACGATCCTAAGTATGATGAATCTGAATGTGTAAAACGTGGTATAACTTTTTCTGCTCAAGTGATTGCTTGTATACGTCTTGTTATTATGCAAGACGGTATTTCTCTTGAAGAATATAAATCGATTAAAGAGGGTGAAGATCAATCTAAGCTTGCAACTATTGTAAAATCTATAGAAGAGCAAGAAGTCCATTTTTGTGCATTGCCGATGATGACTGACAAGGGCACCTTTATTATTAATGGCGTAGAAAAAGTTATCGTTTCACAAATGCACAGGTCTCCTGGTGTGTTTTTTGATAGCGATAAGGGAAAAACTTATAATTCTGGTAAATTGATTTACTCTGCTAGAATTATTCCTTATAGAGGTTCTTGGCTTGATATTGAGTTTGATGTTAAGGATCATTTGCATTTCCGTATTGATAGAAAAAGGAAATTACCAATTTCGGTTTTATTAAAAGCTTTAGGTCTCTCAAACAATGACATACTCAATAGATTTTATGAAAAAATAAAGTATGTAAAGCATAAAAATGGTTGGAAAGTACCTTTCACTCCTGATAAATTTAAGGGAATTAGGCTGCCTTTTGACTTAATGGATGTTGCAGGTAATGTGCTACTTAAAGCTAATGTTCGTATTACCTCAAGGCTCGCTAAAAAGCTACATGAAGATGGATTGAAAGAGTATCTTATACCTTTTGATTCTATATGCGGGTTATTCCTTGCAGAAGATTTAATAGACAGTGCTAGCTCTACAAAAATTTTATCTGCTGGTGAGCCTATAAAATTAGAGGACGTGAAAAAGCTTGAGATCTTATCTGTAGATGAAATATCGGTGCTCAATATAGATAATATGTCTGTTGGGCCTTATATATTAAATACGCTGTTCTTAGATAAAAACATGTCTTATCAGGATGCGCTATATGAAATATATAGAGTTTTGCGTCCTGGCGAAGTGCCTGTTTTGGAGATAGTAGAAGAATTTTTCCGTAACCTTTTCTTCAGTCCGGAATATTATGACTTATCTAACATTGGTAGGTTAAAACTTAACTCTTACCTTGGGTTAAATTATGACGAAGACTTCACTGTTTTAACATATGAAGATATTATTGAAGTTGTAAGAAAAATAGTATTATTACGTGACGGTCAAGGTACTGTAGACGATATTGATCATTTGGGAAATAGAAGAGTCAGATCAGTTGGAGAATTTATAGAAAATCAGTTTAGAACTGGATTGTTAAAATTAGAGCGTGTAATAGTTGATTCTATATCCACTTCTAGTTTAGACAAAGTCTCCCCTTCTGATTTTATTAATCCAAAAGTCTTAACTAACGTTTTAAGAGATTTCTTCAATTCTTCTCAATTAGCCCAGTTTATGGATCAGACTAATCCATTGTCTGAAATAACACATAAAAGAAGATTATCGGCGCTCGGGCCAGGTGGTTTAACGAGAGAACGTGCAGGATTTGAAGTGCGTGATGTTCATCCAACTCATTATGGAAGAATTTGTCCTATTGAGACTCCTGAAGGGCAAAATATAGGATTAATCAATAGTTTAGCTATATACGCACGCATTAATAAATACGGGTTTATTGAAAGCCCTTATAGAAAAGTAGTGAATAAGGTTGTTACTGATCAAATTGAGTATCTTTCTGCAATAGATGAAGGCTCTCATCATATAGCTGACACTAGCGTAAAGCTTGATGAAAATAATTGCTTTGTTGATGATATGCTATACTGTAGATATGCTGGTAGCTTCGTTATGGTAAGTAGTGACCAAGTTACTTACATTGACGTGTCTCCTAAGCAGGTAATATCCGTTGCAGCTTCCTTAATTCCATTTTTGGAAAATGATGATGCCAATAGAGCATTGATGGGTTCAAACATGCAACGTCAAGCTGTGCCTTTATTGAAGCCTACTGCTCCTCTGGTTGCTACTGGTATGGAGTCTTTTGCCGCTTCTGGTTCTGGTGCTGTAGTTTTAGCGAAACGTGATGGTATAGTTGATAGTTCAGATAGTAACTCTATAGTTATCCGTGCTTTTGATAAAGAAAAAGTTAATTACCTGGATGTGGATATTTATCATTTAAGAAAATTTCAGCGTTCAAATCATAATACTTGTATTAATCAAAGACCTTTGGTGCGTGTAGGCGATCACGTTAAAGAGGGTGATGTCATTGCTGATGGTCCTGCAATTAATAGCGGGGAATTGGCACTTGGTAAAAACTTGCTAGTCGCTTTTATGTCTTGGCAAGGTTATAACTTTGAAGACTCTATTATTATTTCCAGTGAAGTTGTTAAAAAAGATCTCTTTACCTCTATACATATAGAAGAATTTGAGTGTGTTGTGCATGATACTCCACTTGGGTCAGAAAAAATAACTCGCGCTATACCTGATGTTAATGAGGAAAATTTATATCACTTGGATGATAGTGGTATAGTGAAAATTGGTACAAGAGTTGGGCCTGGTTATATTCTTGTAGGAAAAGTGACCCCTAAGCCTTCTCTTTCATTACCTCCTGAGACAAAGCTGTTAATGACAATTTTTGGTGAAAAGTCATTTGATTGCTCCGATTCCTCTTTATATACATCTCCAGATGTTGAAGGCACAGTAATTGATGTACAAGTTTTCACACGCAGAGGAGTTGAAGAAAATGAAAGGGCATTGCTTATTAAGCAAAAAGAGGTCAGTGATTTTGAAAAAGAACGTGATTATATAATAAATGTTACTAGTGAATATTTTTATGATGAACTACAAAAACTCATCATTCACTCGGGTTCACATGATCAAGAGAAATTAGACTCTATTGAACGTGAACAATGGTGGGGCATAGGTCTTGAATGCGCACCTATTTTAGAGCAAGTTAAGAATCTAAAAAAAGATTTTGACGAAAAAGTGTCAACTGCAATAGCACAGTTTAAGAGAAAAGTAGAAAAATTAAATGAAGGCTATGACTTGCCTCAAGGTGTGTCGATGGCAGTTAAGGTTTTCATTGCTGTGAAACATAGCCTGCAGCCTGGAGATAAAATGGCTGGTAGACATGGGAATAAGGGTGTTATTTCTCGAGTTGTACCAGTTGAAGATATGCCTTACTTAGAGGATGGTACTCCCGTTGATATTATTCTTAACCCGCTTGGTGTGCCTTCACGAATGAATGTTGGGCAAATACTTGAAACTCACGTGGGCTGGGCTTGCAAAAAGTTGGGAGAAAAAATAGGTAACATTCTCGACGAAATCAGTAAGACAAAAAATGCTTTTTGTAATGCAATCAGATCTTTTGACGATGATAATTTTGCAAAATTTGCAGCAGTATATCTTGATAATAAGAAAATTGAAGATCTGAATGACAATGAAATCACCGCTTCTATCTTAAGTGTAGTAAATAAAAGTCCACTAAGTGATGAGCTGAACGAATTAGTAGAAAATTGCTTGAATTCTTGTAAAAGCTTGTGCAGCAATTTACGAAACTTTCTTATTGAAATTTATAGCTGTGGTAATAACGTACCTATCTGTAATAATCTTCGTGATATTAGCGATAATAATCTAATTGAATTTGCACATAAATTACGTGATGGTGTGCCTGTTGCTGCGCCTGTATTTGAAGGTCCAAAAGATGAACAAATAACAAAATTATTTGAAATCGCTGGCTTGGATAACTCTGGACAATCTACATTGTATGACGGTTGCACTGGTGAAAAATTTGACCGTGAGGTTACGGTTGGTTACATGTACATGCTTAAGCTGCATCACTTGGTTGATGATAAAATTCATGCGCGTTCAGTAGGTCCTTATAGTTTAGTTACTCAACAACCGCTTGGAGGAAAGTCTCATTTTGGTGGTCAGCGTTTTGGTGAAATGGAATGTTGGGCATTGCAAGCTTATGGTGCTGCCTATACTTTACAGGAAATGTTAACCGTGAAGTCCGATGATATTAACGGTAGGGTTAAAATTTACGAATCGATAATAAAAGGCGACAGTAATTTTGAATGTGGAATTCCTGAGTCCTTCAATGTGATGATAAAAGAATTACGTTCTTTATGTTTGAATGTAGTTTTAAAGCAAAATGATGTAGTTATTGGGGATATATCTCACACTAACATTGCGCAGTCTTTTGATAAGATCAGCATATCAGTTGCTAGCCCTGAAAGTATTACATCTATGTCGTATGGCGAAATAAAAGATGTTTCAACTGCAAATTATCGTACATTCAAAGTTGAAAAAGGTGGATTATTTTGTCCTAAGATTTTTGGTCCTGTAAATGATGATGAATGTTTATGTGGAAAATACAAAAAAAGAAGACACAGAGGTCGCATATGTGAAAAATGTGGAGTGGAGGTTACATCTTCTAAAGTAAGAAGAGAAAGGATGGGTCATATAGAACTTGCATCCCCTGTTGCTCATATATGGTTTTTGAAATCACTTCCTTCAAGAATTGGAGCATTGCTAGATATATCTCTGAGAGATATTGAGAATATCTTGTATAGCGATAATTATATTATAATAGATCCTCTTGTTTCTCCTTTTGAACAAAATGAGATTATTAGTGAAAAATCTTATAACGAAGCTAAGGATACATATGGAGCCGATACCTTTGTAGCTATGCAAGGTGTTGAAGCTATAAGAGAGTTATTAACGCGCCTTGATTTACCTGAAATTAGAAAGGATTTAAGGCTGGAATTAGAATCTGTTGTTTCTGAAATAAAGAGAAAGAAAATTATAAAGAGATTGCGTATTGTTGAAAACTTTATTAAATCTGGAAACAAGCCTGAGTGGATGATACTTACGACTATACCTATTTTGCCACCTGATTTGCGTCCTTTGGTATCGCTTGAAAGTGGTCGTCCTGCAGTTTCTGATCTGAATCATCACTATAGGACTATTATTAATAGAAATAATAGGCTGAGGAAGCTATTAAGCTTGAATCCTCCTGAGATTATGATTCGTAATGAAAAAAGGATGTTACAAGAGGCAGTTGATTCTCTTTTTGATAATAGCCGTCGTAGTACTCTTACAAATAAGGCTGGCGCTGTTGGATATAAAAAATCTATTAGTGATATGTTAAAAGGAAAACAAGGTCGCTTCCGTCAAAACCTACTGGGTAAGAGGGTAGACTATTCTGGACGTTCTGTAATAGTTGTTGGTCCAACTTTGAAGCTGAATCAATGTGGGTTGCCAAAAAGAATGGCTCTTGAGTTATTCAAACCTTTTGTTTACTCAAAGCTTAAGATGTATGGCATGGCTCCAACTATTAAGTTTGCTAGTAAATTGATAAGAGCAGAAAAACCAGAAGTTTGGGATATGCTGGAAGAAGTAATAAAAGAGCATCCTGTTTTATTGAACAGGGCACCTACGTTACATAGGCTTGGTATTCAAGCTTTTGAACCGATCCTTATTGAGGGTAAAGCGATACAACTTCATCCACTCGTTTGTACAGCATTTAACGCTGATTTTGATGGCGATCAAATGGCTGTACACGTGCCGATTTCGCTTGAAGCTCAGCTTGAAGCTAGAGTGTTAATGATGTCAACTAATAACGTTTTGAGTCCTTCTAATGGTCGACCGATTATAGTTCCGAGTAAAGATATAGTACTTGGTATATACTACCTAACTTTACAAGAGTTAGCTGATGAAGCAATTGATTTACCATCTTTTGGGGCTTTTTGTGATATTGAGCATTCCTTGAGTGATGGGACTTTGCATATACATTCTAATGTAAAATATAGAATGGAATATGTAGGTAGTGATGGTGAGAGCCGCTATAGGAGTGTTTGTACAACTCCTGGTCGCTTAATATTATGGCAGATTTTCCCTCAACATGAGAATTTAAGCTTTGATCTAATAAATCAGATATTAACAGTTAAAGAAATAACTAATATAGTTGATTTAGTATATCGTAACTGTGGTCAAAGTGCTACTGTAGCATTCTCTGATAAGTTAATGGTACTTGGTTTTGAATATGCTACATTTTCTGGTGCATCTTTTGGTCGTCGTGATATGGTTATACCAGATACTAAAGCCATGCATGTTGATCACGCAAGAATTGAAATTAAGAAATTTTCCGCCCAATATCAGGACGGGCTAATCACAAGAAGTGAGAGGTATAACAAGGTTATAGACGAATGGTCTAAGTGTACGGATGTAATAGCTAGTGACATGTTAAAAGCAATGTCTGTATATAGCGCAAATGGGAAATATAACTCTGTATATATGATGGTTAATTCTGGTGCAAGGGGTTCTACTTCACAAATGAAACAGCTTGCAGGAATGCGAGGACTCATGACTAAGCCTTCAGGTGAAATCATAGAAACTCCTATAATTTCTAACTTCCGCGAAGGGTTAAACGTATTTGAATATTTCAATTCCACTCACGGCGCACGTAAAGGTCTGGCTGATACTGCACTAAAAACTGCAAATTCCGGATATTTAACTCGTCGTTTGGTTGATGTATCTCAAAATTGTATTGTTACAAAGCATGATTGTGGAACAAAAAATGGTCTTGTTGTTAGAGCTACAGTTGAGGGAAGCACTATAGTTGCATCTTTAGAGAGTGTTGTGCTTGGCAGAACAGCTGCAAATGATATATACAATCCAGTGACAAAAGAACTATTAGTAACAGCGGGAGAATTGATTGATGAGGATAAAGTTAAACAAATTAATATTGCTGGACTTGATGCTATAAAAATCAGGTCAGCTTTGACTTGTGAAATGAGCCCTGGTCTATGTGCTCTATGCTATGGAAGAGATCTTGCAACTGGTAAGATTGCTTCAATAGGTGAAGCAGTTGGTGTTATAGCTGCCCAATCTGTTGGAGAGCCAGGTACTCAGTTAACGATGCGTACTTTCCACATAGGTGGAGTAATGACAAGAGGTGTTGAATCCTCAAATATTATAACTTCTACTAATGCTAAAATAAAACTAAACAATAGTAATATAATTATAGACAAAAACGGAAATAAAATTGTGATCAGCCGTTCTTGTGAAGTTGTATTAGTTGATAGCCTTGGTAGTGAGAAATTAAGGCACAGTGTACCTTATGGTGCTAAGCTTTATGTAGGTGAAGGTGAGTCAGTGAAGCTTGGTGATAAGGTGGCAGAATGGGATCCTTATACATTGCCTATTATCACGGAAAAAACTGGTACTGTATCTTACCAGGATTTAAAAGATGGAGTTTCAATCACAGAGGTTATGGATGAATCTACTGGGATATCAAGCAAAGTAGTAAAAGATTGGAAATTGCATTCTGGTGGAGCTAATTTACGTCCTCGTATAGTCCTATTGGGTGATGATGGTGAAGTAATGACACTCGCAAGTGGTGTTGAAGCATGTTACTTTATACCACTTGGTGCAGTACTTAATGTACAAGATGGTCAGAAAGTTTATGCTGGTGATGTTATTACAAGGACACCAAGAGAATCAGTTAAAACTCGTGATATTACTGGTGGACT